In the Pogona vitticeps strain Pit_001003342236 chromosome 2, PviZW2.1, whole genome shotgun sequence genome, tttccacactccaggcatttataaggtttctcccctgtgtggattcggGAATGCAGAGTAAGcttaccactctgactgaagctctttccacactccggacacttatagggtttctccTCTGTATGGACTCTTTGGTGTTGTCTAAGGGTTTGGGCTGACTTTAAATTTTTTCCGCATTCAGAGCATTTATAACATTTCTCTGCCATGTGAGTTCGACTGTGCATATTGACTTCCTCCTTCCGTTTGAAGGCCTTCCCGCACTCTggacatttaaatggtttctcccctgtgtgaacaGTTTGATGCACAGTAAGTGCTGACTTTTGggagaagctctttccacattccagacatgtaaagggtttctcccccgtgtggctGCGTTTATGTTTAATTAGATCTCCACTCCaaatgaagctcttcccacactccagacatttatacggcttttctcctgtgtgaatcctttgatggcTGGTCAAGATATCATTGCGACTGAAAGTCTTcccacattctaggcatttatatggtttctccgcTGTGTGAGTTTTTTCATGGCTGGTAAGGTGATGTTGTCTTTTGaatctctttccacactccagacattcgtagggtttctcccccgtgtgaattctttcatggaaAACAAGGGCATCTTTTTTTCTGAAGGtgttcccacattcctggcattcaaatggcttctcccctgtgtggatcctatGATGTGAAGAAAGCTCACCTTTCCTCCGGAAAGcctttccacactccagacattcAAATTGCTTCTCTCCTGTATGTACGTGTTGATGGATAACAAGGAATCTTTTCAATCTAAAgtttttcccacattctttgcaatCAAATGGTTTCTCTGTGGTGTGGACTGTGTGATGTGCAACAAGGTCTCCCCTCTGGTGGAAGGCCTTTCCACACTCCACACATTGGaatggcttctcccccgtgtggattctcTCATGGGCAGTAAGAATTCCTCTCAATCTAAAcgttttcccacactccaggcattcaaagggcttctcgcctgtgtgaattctctgatgGGATATCAGGGCTGAGGTCTGGCTGAAAGtctttccacattcaaaacatttatatggcttctccccagtgtgaactcTTTGGTGAATAGCAAGGCTTGTGCTCCTGCTGAAGGtttttccacactccagacatGTAAACGTtttctcccccgtgtgaattTTCTCATGGCGATCTAGGTCTGATTTACAGGCAAAGGTTTTCCCACACTCAGAGCACTCATGGCTTACTTTGCCTCTGGATGTTTTCTGAGGGACTTGGGTTTCCTCTCGACAAGCAAAGGGTTTCTCCGTCTTCTCCTCGACTTGTTCTCCTCCACGTTTCGTGTTTCCATCTTGATTCTCAAAAACCTCTTTGGCATCTGAACATTCACCCTTTCGCTGTGCCTTCTGAtggcctcttcttttctttctgctttctgaCACGTTTCCtgataaaaaaaaggaaacaaatctgAAATAAGCAGCAGATAACAGATGTTCAGACTAAGGAAGAAAGCATATCTTTGATGGCTTGTAACCCAAACAGCTTTCTACAGATGTCTGATCAGAATGACAGTAAAAGATGTAACATCCACCCCTTGAACATCCAATATTCTGCAGGGACTAACAATTTAAACTAGCGAATGGCCACACCTCAGGATAAGTATGGAGGTAACTCTCTGGCGTACAGTGTGCCGAGAAGAAAGTTTATGTTACAGCATGCTAATCTGAACCATTAAaaatctttaacatttttaaatccTTAAGGATTCTCGACTCGCTAGTTTTTTTTCCCTAATtttgtttttaccccacccaGTGAGCCCCCCACTCTTTGAGGAACACCAACATCAAAGTCACGGATGATGTCAAACTGCAAAGGATAGCAAAGCATGAAGAAGAGAGAACTCGGGGTTCAGAACGGCTATAAAAGGTGCAAGATTTCCCGGAAAACATAAAAAATTAAGTTTTAGCATAGAAAAACGCAGAGTTCTGCATTTAAGCAGAAAAGAAACATGTGTAATTATAAGGCGGATGACAGCTGGCCTCACAGCAATATGTGCGAAAAGGGTTGGCGGGGGAGCTTAGGAATCCATATAAGCTAAACAGGAGTCAGTCATGGGATGGAACAAGAACTTCATTGGTATCCTATCATTCAATGTCTGCTTCAGTCAGATCCTGCCTGGAGTCCAGTGTCCACTTCTGGATGTCAGAGATTTCAAAACAGGCGGAGAACTTCGTAAATGTCCCTGGCAGGGGAACCAACATGGTCAATGGTGTGGAAGCCAAGCCCCGTGAGGAATGATGGAGGTGGATCAGAGTCCCTCACCAGAGATGTTCTGACAGAAGTTGGAGGACCACCCATCAGTTGGGCTTTAGTTCTGGATTCCAGACGTTGGCAGATCatttggacttgatgaccttcagggtccctttcagctcaaCTATTCCACGATTCTAACTCCACACAATCGGAACACTT is a window encoding:
- the LOC110071236 gene encoding uncharacterized protein LOC110071236; its protein translation is MMAGLREVGFLLYYFHNGKLKADLPCNLPSVPEWFDIIRDFDVGVPQRVGGSLGNVSESRKKRRGHQKAQRKGECSDAKEVFENQDGNTKRGGEQVEEKTEKPFACREETQVPQKTSRGKVSHECSECGKTFACKSDLDRHEKIHTGEKTFTCLECGKTFSRSTSLAIHQRVHTGEKPYKCFECGKTFSQTSALISHQRIHTGEKPFECLECGKTFRLRGILTAHERIHTGEKPFQCVECGKAFHQRGDLVAHHTVHTTEKPFDCKECGKNFRLKRFLVIHQHVHTGEKQFECLECGKAFRRKGELSSHHRIHTGEKPFECQECGNTFRKKDALVFHERIHTGEKPYECLECGKRFKRQHHLTSHEKTHTAEKPYKCLECGKTFSRNDILTSHQRIHTGEKPYKCLECGKSFIWSGDLIKHKRSHTGEKPFTCLECGKSFSQKSALTVHQTVHTGEKPFKCPECGKAFKRKEEVNMHSRTHMAEKCYKCSECGKNLKSAQTLRQHQRVHTEEKPYKCPECGKSFSQSGKLTLHSRIHTGEKPYKCLECGKSFSRSHHLHSHEMVHKGEKPFKCMECGKSFRSGDRLSKHHRIHTKPSFTYVPYGKTERKTIDLREKVTMASDARPPGDTLERRNETGQHQALEQSGGCLAAEDGVENQDGIKKLCGKQVDEKMDESVAHREEVQVHQKTSNGEQSNACAECGKTFAYKSALDRHRKGHKGEKPFICMECGKGFGRSADLLKHLSIHTGERPFECLECGKTFRLREILTIHERIHSGLKPFECLECGKSFRHRARLVTHHRTHTGEKPFECLECGETFRLRENLTIHERIHSGLKPFKCLECGKSFTQSANLVTHRRTHTGEKPFECLECGKSFSQLANLVTHRRTHTGEKPFDCLVCGRSFSQLANLATHRRTHTGEKPFECLTCGKTFRQREILMTHERIHSGEKPFQCLECGKTFRLKLSFNNHQRIHTGERQ